From Salarias fasciatus chromosome 12, fSalaFa1.1, whole genome shotgun sequence, the proteins below share one genomic window:
- the LOC115397573 gene encoding ral guanine nucleotide dissociation stimulator isoform X3, with protein MWCWSRWTCGLLLGTGVCWEGEDPYRTARRTHTQSSTQEIGEEAEEDAIFTITLRKVQLHQSASKGQRWLGVDADAALSLYETCKVRTIKAGTLERLVEYMVSAFRGKDSTYVTIFLCTYRSFASTKQVLDLLLNRYAKLQNVPAASAHRVSHDDCTELRNTVSSILGAWLDQYSEDFWSPPSYDSLHQLLTYLHLHFPGSDLERRARNLLAHFHRRQQCEPDPDGEHIGCPFATQEESGFEDELPAFSFLSFDPIMVAEQFTLMDADLFKKVVPYHCLGGIWSQRDKKGKEHLAPTIRATVAQFNSVTNCVITTCLSNPALKPGQRARLLERWIDVARECRILKNFSSLRAILSALQCNAIHRLKRTWEEVSREGFRTFRELSEIFSDDNNYSLSRELLVKEGTSKFATLEINPKRAQRRHQQQRDLGVMQGTIPYLGTFLTDLVMMDTAMKDYTEGGLINFEKRRKEFEVIAQIKLLQLASNNYSFTQDGHFREWFAGVEKLSEAESYNLSCEIEPLSESASNTLRAKKNGGIMKRWSDRQLTEAGSGGASGSHHSKSFDHSHYRPYQGGGGGGGGGGDSGDALSVTSVSSSGSDLEDVNASFLSDSPEGHERKTSTPSVKLSVSVLGREAPAADSTSTFWECTSLSSLDTSGMGSSSGSASGSSSASSSSVSSSTPLSASRSHKRSVSAVSNYSTLSLPLYNQQVDDCCIIRVSLDVENGNMYKSILVTSQDKTPAVIRKAMIKHNLEREKTEDYELMQKIAEDKELRIPDNANVFYAMNSTANYDFVLKRRGPARPPRAKAVSSSTLPRMKQKGLKIAKGIF; from the exons ATGTGGTGCTGGAGCCGCTGGACCTGCGGACTGCTGCTGGGGACGGGCGTCTGCTGGGAGGGCGAGGACCCGTACAGGACGGCccggaggacacacacacag AGCTCGACTCAGGAGATcggcgaggaggcggaggaggacgcCATCTTCACCATCACGCTGAGGAAGGTGCAGCTCCACCAGTCGGCCAGCAAGGGGCAGCGGTGGCTGGGCGTGGACGCGGACGCCGCGCTCAGCCTGTACGAGACCTGCAAGGTGCGCACCATCAAGGCGGGCACGCTGGAGCGGCTGGTGGAGTACATGGTGTCCGCCTTCCGCGGCAAGGACTCCACCTACGTCACCATCTTCCTGTGCACCTACCGCTCCTTCGCCTCCACCAAGCAggtcctggacctgctgctcaACAG gtaTGCGAAGCTCCAGAACGTGCCTGCAGCCTCGGCTCACAGAGTTTCCCACGACGACTGTACCGAGCTGCGAAA cacgGTGTCGTCCATCCTGGGGGCCTGGCTGGACCAGTACTCGGAGGACTTCTGGAGTCCGCCGTCCTACGACAGTCTGCACCAGCTGCTGACCTACCTCCACCTGCACTTCCCCGGGTCCGACCTGGAGCGTCGCGCTCGCAACCTGCTGGCCCACTTCCACCGCCGGCAGCAGTGCGAGCCCGACCCCGACG gcgAACACATCGGCTGCCCCTTTGCGACGCAGGAGGAGAGCGGCTTTGAGGACGAGCTCCCGGCGTTCAGCTTCCTGTCCTTCGACCCCATCATGGTGGCGGAGCAGTTCACCCTGATGGACGCG GACCTGTTTAAGAAGGTGGTCCCGTACCACTGCCTGGGCGGGATCTGGTCTCAGAGGGACAAGAAGGGGAAGGAGCACCTGGCCCCCACCATCCGGGCCACGGTGGCCCAGTTCAACTCCGTCACCAACTGCGTCATCACCACCTGCCTCAGCAACCCCGCCCTGAAGCCCGGCCAGCGGGCGCGCCTGCTGGAGCGCTGGATCGACGTGGCCCGG GAGTGCCGCATCCTGAAGAACTTCTCCTCGCTGCGAGCCATCCTCTCCGCCCTGCAGTGCAACGCCATCCACCGCCTGAAGAGGACCTGGGAGGAGGTGTCCCG GGAGGGCTTCAGGACCTTCAGAGAACTGTCTGAGATCTTCTCTGATGACAACAACTACTCTCtgagcagagagctgctggtcaag gagggAACCTCCAAGTTCGCCACTCTGGAGATCAATCCCAAGCGAGCGCAGCGGAGacaccagcagcagagggaCCTG gGCGTGATGCAGGGCACCATCCCCTACCTGGGGACCTTCCTGACCGACCTGGTGATGATGGACACCGCCATGAAGGACTACACCGAG GGCGGGCTGATCAACTTCGAGAAGAGGAGAAAG GAGTTCGAGGTGATCGCTCAgatcaagctgctgcagctggcctCCAACAACTACAGCTTCACCCAGGACGGCCACTTCCGGGAGTGGTTCGCTGGCGTGGAGAAGCTGAGCGAGGCcgagag CTACAACCTGTCCTGTGAGATCGAGCCTCTGTCGGAGTCGGCCAGCAACACCCTGAGAGCCAAGAAGAACGGAGGCATCATGAAGCGCTGGAGCGA CCGGCAGCTGACCGAGGCGGGCTCCGGCGGCGCCTCGGGGTCCCACCACTCCAAGTCCTTCGACCACTCCCACTACCGGCCGTACcagggcgggggagggggagggggcgggggcggggacAGCGGGGACGCCCTCAGCGTCACCTCCGTCAGCTCCAGCGGGTCCGACCTGGAGGACGTCAACGCCAGCTTCCTGTCGGACTCACCTGAGGGACACGAGAggaag ACCTCCACCCCCTCGGTGaagctctctgtctctgtgttgggaagagaagctccagcagcagattcGACCTCCACG ttctGGGAGTGCACGTCTCTGTCCTCCCTGGACACCTCTGGGATGGGCTCCAGCTCCGGCTCGGCGTCGGGCTCCAGCAGCGCCTCGTCCTCGTCCGTCTCGTCGTCCACGCCGCTGTCGGCGTCGCGCTCGCACAAGCGCTCGGTGTCGGCCGTGTCCAACTACTCCACCCTGTCCCTGCCGCTGTACAACCAGCAGGTGGACGACTGCTGCATCATCCGGGTCAGCCTGGACGTGGAGAACGGCAACATGTACAAGAGCATCctg gtcacCAGCCAGGACAAGACGCCGGCGGTCATCAGGAAGGCGATGATCAAACACAACCTGGAGCGAGAGAAGACGGAGGACTACGAGCTGATGCAGAAGATCGCCGAGGACAAAG AGCTGCGGATCCCGGACAACGCCAACGTCTTCTACGCCATGAACTCCACTGCCAACTACGACTTCGTGCTGAAGCGGCGTGGGCCGGCGCGGCCGCCGCGCGCCAAGGCCGTGTCCAGCTCCACGCTGCCGCGCATGAAGCAGAAGGGCCTGAAGATCGCCAAGGGCATTTTCTGA
- the LOC115397573 gene encoding ral guanine nucleotide dissociation stimulator isoform X4: MIMLEKQSSTQEIGEEAEEDAIFTITLRKVQLHQSASKGQRWLGVDADAALSLYETCKVRTIKAGTLERLVEYMVSAFRGKDSTYVTIFLCTYRSFASTKQVLDLLLNRYAKLQNVPAASAHRVSHDDCTELRNTVSSILGAWLDQYSEDFWSPPSYDSLHQLLTYLHLHFPGSDLERRARNLLAHFHRRQQCEPDPDGEHIGCPFATQEESGFEDELPAFSFLSFDPIMVAEQFTLMDADLFKKVVPYHCLGGIWSQRDKKGKEHLAPTIRATVAQFNSVTNCVITTCLSNPALKPGQRARLLERWIDVARECRILKNFSSLRAILSALQCNAIHRLKRTWEEVSREGFRTFRELSEIFSDDNNYSLSRELLVKEGTSKFATLEINPKRAQRRHQQQRDLGVMQGTIPYLGTFLTDLVMMDTAMKDYTEGGLINFEKRRKEFEVIAQIKLLQLASNNYSFTQDGHFREWFAGVEKLSEAESYNLSCEIEPLSESASNTLRAKKNGGIMKRWSDRQLTEAGSGGASGSHHSKSFDHSHYRPYQGGGGGGGGGGDSGDALSVTSVSSSGSDLEDVNASFLSDSPEGHERKTSTPSVKLSVSVLGREAPAADSTSTFWECTSLSSLDTSGMGSSSGSASGSSSASSSSVSSSTPLSASRSHKRSVSAVSNYSTLSLPLYNQQVDDCCIIRVSLDVENGNMYKSILVTSQDKTPAVIRKAMIKHNLEREKTEDYELMQKIAEDKELRIPDNANVFYAMNSTANYDFVLKRRGPARPPRAKAVSSSTLPRMKQKGLKIAKGIF; this comes from the exons ATgatcatgctggaaaaacag AGCTCGACTCAGGAGATcggcgaggaggcggaggaggacgcCATCTTCACCATCACGCTGAGGAAGGTGCAGCTCCACCAGTCGGCCAGCAAGGGGCAGCGGTGGCTGGGCGTGGACGCGGACGCCGCGCTCAGCCTGTACGAGACCTGCAAGGTGCGCACCATCAAGGCGGGCACGCTGGAGCGGCTGGTGGAGTACATGGTGTCCGCCTTCCGCGGCAAGGACTCCACCTACGTCACCATCTTCCTGTGCACCTACCGCTCCTTCGCCTCCACCAAGCAggtcctggacctgctgctcaACAG gtaTGCGAAGCTCCAGAACGTGCCTGCAGCCTCGGCTCACAGAGTTTCCCACGACGACTGTACCGAGCTGCGAAA cacgGTGTCGTCCATCCTGGGGGCCTGGCTGGACCAGTACTCGGAGGACTTCTGGAGTCCGCCGTCCTACGACAGTCTGCACCAGCTGCTGACCTACCTCCACCTGCACTTCCCCGGGTCCGACCTGGAGCGTCGCGCTCGCAACCTGCTGGCCCACTTCCACCGCCGGCAGCAGTGCGAGCCCGACCCCGACG gcgAACACATCGGCTGCCCCTTTGCGACGCAGGAGGAGAGCGGCTTTGAGGACGAGCTCCCGGCGTTCAGCTTCCTGTCCTTCGACCCCATCATGGTGGCGGAGCAGTTCACCCTGATGGACGCG GACCTGTTTAAGAAGGTGGTCCCGTACCACTGCCTGGGCGGGATCTGGTCTCAGAGGGACAAGAAGGGGAAGGAGCACCTGGCCCCCACCATCCGGGCCACGGTGGCCCAGTTCAACTCCGTCACCAACTGCGTCATCACCACCTGCCTCAGCAACCCCGCCCTGAAGCCCGGCCAGCGGGCGCGCCTGCTGGAGCGCTGGATCGACGTGGCCCGG GAGTGCCGCATCCTGAAGAACTTCTCCTCGCTGCGAGCCATCCTCTCCGCCCTGCAGTGCAACGCCATCCACCGCCTGAAGAGGACCTGGGAGGAGGTGTCCCG GGAGGGCTTCAGGACCTTCAGAGAACTGTCTGAGATCTTCTCTGATGACAACAACTACTCTCtgagcagagagctgctggtcaag gagggAACCTCCAAGTTCGCCACTCTGGAGATCAATCCCAAGCGAGCGCAGCGGAGacaccagcagcagagggaCCTG gGCGTGATGCAGGGCACCATCCCCTACCTGGGGACCTTCCTGACCGACCTGGTGATGATGGACACCGCCATGAAGGACTACACCGAG GGCGGGCTGATCAACTTCGAGAAGAGGAGAAAG GAGTTCGAGGTGATCGCTCAgatcaagctgctgcagctggcctCCAACAACTACAGCTTCACCCAGGACGGCCACTTCCGGGAGTGGTTCGCTGGCGTGGAGAAGCTGAGCGAGGCcgagag CTACAACCTGTCCTGTGAGATCGAGCCTCTGTCGGAGTCGGCCAGCAACACCCTGAGAGCCAAGAAGAACGGAGGCATCATGAAGCGCTGGAGCGA CCGGCAGCTGACCGAGGCGGGCTCCGGCGGCGCCTCGGGGTCCCACCACTCCAAGTCCTTCGACCACTCCCACTACCGGCCGTACcagggcgggggagggggagggggcgggggcggggacAGCGGGGACGCCCTCAGCGTCACCTCCGTCAGCTCCAGCGGGTCCGACCTGGAGGACGTCAACGCCAGCTTCCTGTCGGACTCACCTGAGGGACACGAGAggaag ACCTCCACCCCCTCGGTGaagctctctgtctctgtgttgggaagagaagctccagcagcagattcGACCTCCACG ttctGGGAGTGCACGTCTCTGTCCTCCCTGGACACCTCTGGGATGGGCTCCAGCTCCGGCTCGGCGTCGGGCTCCAGCAGCGCCTCGTCCTCGTCCGTCTCGTCGTCCACGCCGCTGTCGGCGTCGCGCTCGCACAAGCGCTCGGTGTCGGCCGTGTCCAACTACTCCACCCTGTCCCTGCCGCTGTACAACCAGCAGGTGGACGACTGCTGCATCATCCGGGTCAGCCTGGACGTGGAGAACGGCAACATGTACAAGAGCATCctg gtcacCAGCCAGGACAAGACGCCGGCGGTCATCAGGAAGGCGATGATCAAACACAACCTGGAGCGAGAGAAGACGGAGGACTACGAGCTGATGCAGAAGATCGCCGAGGACAAAG AGCTGCGGATCCCGGACAACGCCAACGTCTTCTACGCCATGAACTCCACTGCCAACTACGACTTCGTGCTGAAGCGGCGTGGGCCGGCGCGGCCGCCGCGCGCCAAGGCCGTGTCCAGCTCCACGCTGCCGCGCATGAAGCAGAAGGGCCTGAAGATCGCCAAGGGCATTTTCTGA
- the LOC115397573 gene encoding ral guanine nucleotide dissociation stimulator isoform X1, which translates to MVCLPAMRSEERGADMFDSSWRVRSIWDGVRLEVAEDPNPVTLHSFTHLDPDLPGVESSTQEIGEEAEEDAIFTITLRKVQLHQSASKGQRWLGVDADAALSLYETCKVRTIKAGTLERLVEYMVSAFRGKDSTYVTIFLCTYRSFASTKQVLDLLLNRYAKLQNVPAASAHRVSHDDCTELRNTVSSILGAWLDQYSEDFWSPPSYDSLHQLLTYLHLHFPGSDLERRARNLLAHFHRRQQCEPDPDGEHIGCPFATQEESGFEDELPAFSFLSFDPIMVAEQFTLMDADLFKKVVPYHCLGGIWSQRDKKGKEHLAPTIRATVAQFNSVTNCVITTCLSNPALKPGQRARLLERWIDVARECRILKNFSSLRAILSALQCNAIHRLKRTWEEVSREGFRTFRELSEIFSDDNNYSLSRELLVKEGTSKFATLEINPKRAQRRHQQQRDLGVMQGTIPYLGTFLTDLVMMDTAMKDYTEGGLINFEKRRKEFEVIAQIKLLQLASNNYSFTQDGHFREWFAGVEKLSEAESYNLSCEIEPLSESASNTLRAKKNGGIMKRWSDRQLTEAGSGGASGSHHSKSFDHSHYRPYQGGGGGGGGGGDSGDALSVTSVSSSGSDLEDVNASFLSDSPEGHERKTSTPSVKLSVSVLGREAPAADSTSTFWECTSLSSLDTSGMGSSSGSASGSSSASSSSVSSSTPLSASRSHKRSVSAVSNYSTLSLPLYNQQVDDCCIIRVSLDVENGNMYKSILVTSQDKTPAVIRKAMIKHNLEREKTEDYELMQKIAEDKELRIPDNANVFYAMNSTANYDFVLKRRGPARPPRAKAVSSSTLPRMKQKGLKIAKGIF; encoded by the exons ATGGTCTGTCTGCCCGCGATGCGAAGCGAGGAGCGCGGCGCCGACATGTTCGACTCGTCGTGGCGGGTGCGGAGCATCTGGGACGGGGTGAGGCTGGAGGTGGCGGAGGACCCCAACCCGGTCACCCTGCACAGCTTCACAcacctggacccggacctgcCGGGGGTGGAG AGCTCGACTCAGGAGATcggcgaggaggcggaggaggacgcCATCTTCACCATCACGCTGAGGAAGGTGCAGCTCCACCAGTCGGCCAGCAAGGGGCAGCGGTGGCTGGGCGTGGACGCGGACGCCGCGCTCAGCCTGTACGAGACCTGCAAGGTGCGCACCATCAAGGCGGGCACGCTGGAGCGGCTGGTGGAGTACATGGTGTCCGCCTTCCGCGGCAAGGACTCCACCTACGTCACCATCTTCCTGTGCACCTACCGCTCCTTCGCCTCCACCAAGCAggtcctggacctgctgctcaACAG gtaTGCGAAGCTCCAGAACGTGCCTGCAGCCTCGGCTCACAGAGTTTCCCACGACGACTGTACCGAGCTGCGAAA cacgGTGTCGTCCATCCTGGGGGCCTGGCTGGACCAGTACTCGGAGGACTTCTGGAGTCCGCCGTCCTACGACAGTCTGCACCAGCTGCTGACCTACCTCCACCTGCACTTCCCCGGGTCCGACCTGGAGCGTCGCGCTCGCAACCTGCTGGCCCACTTCCACCGCCGGCAGCAGTGCGAGCCCGACCCCGACG gcgAACACATCGGCTGCCCCTTTGCGACGCAGGAGGAGAGCGGCTTTGAGGACGAGCTCCCGGCGTTCAGCTTCCTGTCCTTCGACCCCATCATGGTGGCGGAGCAGTTCACCCTGATGGACGCG GACCTGTTTAAGAAGGTGGTCCCGTACCACTGCCTGGGCGGGATCTGGTCTCAGAGGGACAAGAAGGGGAAGGAGCACCTGGCCCCCACCATCCGGGCCACGGTGGCCCAGTTCAACTCCGTCACCAACTGCGTCATCACCACCTGCCTCAGCAACCCCGCCCTGAAGCCCGGCCAGCGGGCGCGCCTGCTGGAGCGCTGGATCGACGTGGCCCGG GAGTGCCGCATCCTGAAGAACTTCTCCTCGCTGCGAGCCATCCTCTCCGCCCTGCAGTGCAACGCCATCCACCGCCTGAAGAGGACCTGGGAGGAGGTGTCCCG GGAGGGCTTCAGGACCTTCAGAGAACTGTCTGAGATCTTCTCTGATGACAACAACTACTCTCtgagcagagagctgctggtcaag gagggAACCTCCAAGTTCGCCACTCTGGAGATCAATCCCAAGCGAGCGCAGCGGAGacaccagcagcagagggaCCTG gGCGTGATGCAGGGCACCATCCCCTACCTGGGGACCTTCCTGACCGACCTGGTGATGATGGACACCGCCATGAAGGACTACACCGAG GGCGGGCTGATCAACTTCGAGAAGAGGAGAAAG GAGTTCGAGGTGATCGCTCAgatcaagctgctgcagctggcctCCAACAACTACAGCTTCACCCAGGACGGCCACTTCCGGGAGTGGTTCGCTGGCGTGGAGAAGCTGAGCGAGGCcgagag CTACAACCTGTCCTGTGAGATCGAGCCTCTGTCGGAGTCGGCCAGCAACACCCTGAGAGCCAAGAAGAACGGAGGCATCATGAAGCGCTGGAGCGA CCGGCAGCTGACCGAGGCGGGCTCCGGCGGCGCCTCGGGGTCCCACCACTCCAAGTCCTTCGACCACTCCCACTACCGGCCGTACcagggcgggggagggggagggggcgggggcggggacAGCGGGGACGCCCTCAGCGTCACCTCCGTCAGCTCCAGCGGGTCCGACCTGGAGGACGTCAACGCCAGCTTCCTGTCGGACTCACCTGAGGGACACGAGAggaag ACCTCCACCCCCTCGGTGaagctctctgtctctgtgttgggaagagaagctccagcagcagattcGACCTCCACG ttctGGGAGTGCACGTCTCTGTCCTCCCTGGACACCTCTGGGATGGGCTCCAGCTCCGGCTCGGCGTCGGGCTCCAGCAGCGCCTCGTCCTCGTCCGTCTCGTCGTCCACGCCGCTGTCGGCGTCGCGCTCGCACAAGCGCTCGGTGTCGGCCGTGTCCAACTACTCCACCCTGTCCCTGCCGCTGTACAACCAGCAGGTGGACGACTGCTGCATCATCCGGGTCAGCCTGGACGTGGAGAACGGCAACATGTACAAGAGCATCctg gtcacCAGCCAGGACAAGACGCCGGCGGTCATCAGGAAGGCGATGATCAAACACAACCTGGAGCGAGAGAAGACGGAGGACTACGAGCTGATGCAGAAGATCGCCGAGGACAAAG AGCTGCGGATCCCGGACAACGCCAACGTCTTCTACGCCATGAACTCCACTGCCAACTACGACTTCGTGCTGAAGCGGCGTGGGCCGGCGCGGCCGCCGCGCGCCAAGGCCGTGTCCAGCTCCACGCTGCCGCGCATGAAGCAGAAGGGCCTGAAGATCGCCAAGGGCATTTTCTGA
- the LOC115397573 gene encoding ral guanine nucleotide dissociation stimulator isoform X2 yields the protein MCAAAVCSGSGMDAKSPFSLQRALAQPVRMCMLDFPVSILDDLSSTQEIGEEAEEDAIFTITLRKVQLHQSASKGQRWLGVDADAALSLYETCKVRTIKAGTLERLVEYMVSAFRGKDSTYVTIFLCTYRSFASTKQVLDLLLNRYAKLQNVPAASAHRVSHDDCTELRNTVSSILGAWLDQYSEDFWSPPSYDSLHQLLTYLHLHFPGSDLERRARNLLAHFHRRQQCEPDPDGEHIGCPFATQEESGFEDELPAFSFLSFDPIMVAEQFTLMDADLFKKVVPYHCLGGIWSQRDKKGKEHLAPTIRATVAQFNSVTNCVITTCLSNPALKPGQRARLLERWIDVARECRILKNFSSLRAILSALQCNAIHRLKRTWEEVSREGFRTFRELSEIFSDDNNYSLSRELLVKEGTSKFATLEINPKRAQRRHQQQRDLGVMQGTIPYLGTFLTDLVMMDTAMKDYTEGGLINFEKRRKEFEVIAQIKLLQLASNNYSFTQDGHFREWFAGVEKLSEAESYNLSCEIEPLSESASNTLRAKKNGGIMKRWSDRQLTEAGSGGASGSHHSKSFDHSHYRPYQGGGGGGGGGGDSGDALSVTSVSSSGSDLEDVNASFLSDSPEGHERKTSTPSVKLSVSVLGREAPAADSTSTFWECTSLSSLDTSGMGSSSGSASGSSSASSSSVSSSTPLSASRSHKRSVSAVSNYSTLSLPLYNQQVDDCCIIRVSLDVENGNMYKSILVTSQDKTPAVIRKAMIKHNLEREKTEDYELMQKIAEDKELRIPDNANVFYAMNSTANYDFVLKRRGPARPPRAKAVSSSTLPRMKQKGLKIAKGIF from the exons ATGTGCGCGGCggcggtgtgttcagggtccgGCATGGACGCCAAGTCCCCGTTCAGCCTGCAGCGGGCGCTGGCCCAGCCGGTCAGGATGTGCATGCTGGACTTCCCCGTCAGCATCCTGGACGACCTG AGCTCGACTCAGGAGATcggcgaggaggcggaggaggacgcCATCTTCACCATCACGCTGAGGAAGGTGCAGCTCCACCAGTCGGCCAGCAAGGGGCAGCGGTGGCTGGGCGTGGACGCGGACGCCGCGCTCAGCCTGTACGAGACCTGCAAGGTGCGCACCATCAAGGCGGGCACGCTGGAGCGGCTGGTGGAGTACATGGTGTCCGCCTTCCGCGGCAAGGACTCCACCTACGTCACCATCTTCCTGTGCACCTACCGCTCCTTCGCCTCCACCAAGCAggtcctggacctgctgctcaACAG gtaTGCGAAGCTCCAGAACGTGCCTGCAGCCTCGGCTCACAGAGTTTCCCACGACGACTGTACCGAGCTGCGAAA cacgGTGTCGTCCATCCTGGGGGCCTGGCTGGACCAGTACTCGGAGGACTTCTGGAGTCCGCCGTCCTACGACAGTCTGCACCAGCTGCTGACCTACCTCCACCTGCACTTCCCCGGGTCCGACCTGGAGCGTCGCGCTCGCAACCTGCTGGCCCACTTCCACCGCCGGCAGCAGTGCGAGCCCGACCCCGACG gcgAACACATCGGCTGCCCCTTTGCGACGCAGGAGGAGAGCGGCTTTGAGGACGAGCTCCCGGCGTTCAGCTTCCTGTCCTTCGACCCCATCATGGTGGCGGAGCAGTTCACCCTGATGGACGCG GACCTGTTTAAGAAGGTGGTCCCGTACCACTGCCTGGGCGGGATCTGGTCTCAGAGGGACAAGAAGGGGAAGGAGCACCTGGCCCCCACCATCCGGGCCACGGTGGCCCAGTTCAACTCCGTCACCAACTGCGTCATCACCACCTGCCTCAGCAACCCCGCCCTGAAGCCCGGCCAGCGGGCGCGCCTGCTGGAGCGCTGGATCGACGTGGCCCGG GAGTGCCGCATCCTGAAGAACTTCTCCTCGCTGCGAGCCATCCTCTCCGCCCTGCAGTGCAACGCCATCCACCGCCTGAAGAGGACCTGGGAGGAGGTGTCCCG GGAGGGCTTCAGGACCTTCAGAGAACTGTCTGAGATCTTCTCTGATGACAACAACTACTCTCtgagcagagagctgctggtcaag gagggAACCTCCAAGTTCGCCACTCTGGAGATCAATCCCAAGCGAGCGCAGCGGAGacaccagcagcagagggaCCTG gGCGTGATGCAGGGCACCATCCCCTACCTGGGGACCTTCCTGACCGACCTGGTGATGATGGACACCGCCATGAAGGACTACACCGAG GGCGGGCTGATCAACTTCGAGAAGAGGAGAAAG GAGTTCGAGGTGATCGCTCAgatcaagctgctgcagctggcctCCAACAACTACAGCTTCACCCAGGACGGCCACTTCCGGGAGTGGTTCGCTGGCGTGGAGAAGCTGAGCGAGGCcgagag CTACAACCTGTCCTGTGAGATCGAGCCTCTGTCGGAGTCGGCCAGCAACACCCTGAGAGCCAAGAAGAACGGAGGCATCATGAAGCGCTGGAGCGA CCGGCAGCTGACCGAGGCGGGCTCCGGCGGCGCCTCGGGGTCCCACCACTCCAAGTCCTTCGACCACTCCCACTACCGGCCGTACcagggcgggggagggggagggggcgggggcggggacAGCGGGGACGCCCTCAGCGTCACCTCCGTCAGCTCCAGCGGGTCCGACCTGGAGGACGTCAACGCCAGCTTCCTGTCGGACTCACCTGAGGGACACGAGAggaag ACCTCCACCCCCTCGGTGaagctctctgtctctgtgttgggaagagaagctccagcagcagattcGACCTCCACG ttctGGGAGTGCACGTCTCTGTCCTCCCTGGACACCTCTGGGATGGGCTCCAGCTCCGGCTCGGCGTCGGGCTCCAGCAGCGCCTCGTCCTCGTCCGTCTCGTCGTCCACGCCGCTGTCGGCGTCGCGCTCGCACAAGCGCTCGGTGTCGGCCGTGTCCAACTACTCCACCCTGTCCCTGCCGCTGTACAACCAGCAGGTGGACGACTGCTGCATCATCCGGGTCAGCCTGGACGTGGAGAACGGCAACATGTACAAGAGCATCctg gtcacCAGCCAGGACAAGACGCCGGCGGTCATCAGGAAGGCGATGATCAAACACAACCTGGAGCGAGAGAAGACGGAGGACTACGAGCTGATGCAGAAGATCGCCGAGGACAAAG AGCTGCGGATCCCGGACAACGCCAACGTCTTCTACGCCATGAACTCCACTGCCAACTACGACTTCGTGCTGAAGCGGCGTGGGCCGGCGCGGCCGCCGCGCGCCAAGGCCGTGTCCAGCTCCACGCTGCCGCGCATGAAGCAGAAGGGCCTGAAGATCGCCAAGGGCATTTTCTGA